One window from the genome of Marinobacter sp. LV10R510-11A encodes:
- a CDS encoding sensor histidine kinase, translated as MKNRNINFSMVLALAVHDMKNSLGMLLNSLDELRTENQDRLNDSSKFNTLQYEAERIHNDLVQLLGIYRLGENNLSAHMEEHFVPDFLYEHLARHTPLLEGLGIEWSIDAEEINGFFDADLLTGALNNTINNAIRYTKSRIRLTANEQDGYLVIGVEDDGEGYPENIQHTGTLSFKSLDFNTGSTSLGLFFVSAVADLHSEGERAGYIKLRNGGHLGGGVFQIWLP; from the coding sequence AAAACTCACTAGGAATGTTACTCAACTCCTTGGATGAACTGAGGACAGAGAACCAAGACAGGCTGAACGATTCTTCCAAGTTCAACACCCTCCAGTACGAAGCAGAGCGGATACACAACGATCTGGTACAGCTCCTAGGGATTTATAGGTTGGGCGAAAACAATCTTTCCGCGCACATGGAAGAGCATTTTGTTCCCGATTTCCTATATGAACACCTTGCCAGGCACACACCGCTTCTTGAAGGGTTGGGGATCGAGTGGTCTATTGATGCAGAAGAGATAAACGGCTTTTTTGATGCCGACCTGCTTACCGGTGCACTAAACAATACGATTAACAATGCTATCCGCTATACCAAAAGCAGAATCAGGCTAACGGCCAATGAGCAGGACGGATATCTTGTTATCGGAGTGGAAGATGATGGAGAAGGTTACCCAGAGAACATACAGCATACCGGAACGTTGAGTTTCAAATCCCTCGACTTCAACACCGGCAGCACAAGCCTTGGCTTGTTCTTTGTTTCTGCGGTAGCGGACCTTCACAGCGAGGGAGAGCGTGCTGGCTACATCAAGCTGCGCAATGGTGGGCATCTTGGTGGCGGTGTTTTCCAAATCTGGCTTCCATAA
- the purT gene encoding formate-dependent phosphoribosylglycinamide formyltransferase, giving the protein MNNAGRVTLGTPLKANAFRVLLCGSGELGKEVAIELQRFGVEVIAADRYLNAPAMQVAHRSHVIDMLDAQALRNVVELEKPDLIVPEIEAIATAELVKLEQEGYRVIPSARAVDLTMNREGIRRLAAEELELRTSPYWFVETKELFVDAINAIGLPVVVKPVMSSSGKGQSTVTDQSQIDAAWDYAQTGGRAGKGRVIVEGFVTFDYEITLLTVRHSGGVSFCEPIGHRQEDGDYRESWQPQPMSAKALERSREVALKVTENLGGYGVYGVELFIHGDDVYFSEVSPRPHDTGLVTLVSQDLSEFALHARAILGLPIPVIRQHGPSASVVILPEGDSTEVAFSGLEQALSEQDVQLRLFGKPELSGRRRMGVALAKGSTIEEAKSKAIAAAAAINVHL; this is encoded by the coding sequence TTGAATAATGCTGGTCGGGTAACGCTGGGTACGCCACTTAAAGCGAATGCCTTTAGAGTGCTGCTATGTGGTTCCGGGGAACTCGGAAAAGAGGTGGCTATTGAATTGCAGAGGTTTGGGGTTGAAGTAATCGCTGCAGATCGCTATCTCAACGCGCCTGCCATGCAGGTGGCCCACCGCAGCCACGTGATTGATATGCTGGATGCGCAGGCACTACGTAACGTTGTCGAACTTGAGAAACCCGATCTCATCGTCCCGGAAATAGAAGCAATTGCGACTGCCGAGCTGGTCAAGCTAGAGCAGGAGGGGTACCGGGTTATTCCTTCTGCCCGAGCAGTTGACCTTACGATGAACAGAGAAGGGATCCGCCGCCTGGCTGCAGAGGAGCTGGAGCTGCGCACTTCACCTTACTGGTTTGTCGAAACAAAAGAGTTGTTTGTTGATGCCATTAACGCCATTGGGCTGCCGGTCGTTGTCAAACCAGTGATGAGTTCCTCCGGTAAAGGGCAGAGCACGGTTACCGATCAAAGCCAGATTGACGCTGCTTGGGATTACGCCCAGACGGGTGGTCGCGCAGGTAAAGGGAGGGTCATTGTCGAAGGCTTTGTGACGTTCGATTATGAAATAACCTTACTGACGGTGAGGCACTCTGGGGGTGTCAGCTTTTGCGAGCCCATAGGTCATAGGCAGGAAGATGGTGACTATCGTGAATCCTGGCAACCGCAACCCATGAGCGCTAAGGCGTTGGAGAGATCTCGCGAAGTGGCTTTAAAAGTCACCGAAAATCTTGGCGGTTATGGGGTATACGGGGTAGAGCTGTTCATCCATGGGGATGACGTATACTTCTCAGAGGTATCCCCTCGGCCCCACGACACCGGCCTTGTTACGCTTGTGTCTCAGGACTTGTCAGAGTTTGCTTTGCACGCACGGGCAATACTTGGCTTGCCGATTCCTGTAATTCGACAGCACGGCCCTTCGGCGTCTGTGGTTATCCTTCCTGAAGGTGATTCCACAGAAGTAGCCTTTTCTGGGCTGGAACAGGCTCTTTCTGAGCAGGATGTGCAGCTAAGGCTGTTTGGTAAGCCCGAGCTTTCAGGTCGCCGCCGAATGGGCGTCGCCTTGGCTAAGGGCTCTACAATTGAAGAGGCTAAAAGCAAGGCTATAGCAGCGGCTGCAGCGATTAATGTTCATCTATAG
- a CDS encoding DUF1289 domain-containing protein, producing MGAEDKVRSPCVSICALDERDVCIGCQRTSDEILRWTTMTNCERKAVLVCVAEREQEVAL from the coding sequence ATGGGTGCTGAGGATAAAGTTCGTTCGCCGTGCGTGAGCATATGTGCTCTCGATGAGCGTGATGTGTGTATAGGGTGTCAGCGCACCAGTGATGAGATTTTGCGTTGGACCACAATGACCAACTGTGAACGCAAAGCCGTGCTTGTATGCGTTGCTGAGCGGGAACAGGAGGTTGCACTTTAA
- a CDS encoding gamma carbonic anhydrase family protein gives MLYELDGRAPELQGDSQFVADNATVIGNVLLHDKSSVWFNVVIRGDNELITIGPETNVQDGSVLHTDPGMPLTLGKGVTVGHKAMLHGCEVGDFSLIGINAVVLNGAKIGKYCLIGANTLIPEGMVIPDGSLVVGAPGKVKRELTEQQQKMLELSAAHYVHNASRYVKGLKPVKD, from the coding sequence ATGCTTTATGAGTTGGATGGCCGTGCCCCAGAGTTACAAGGCGACAGTCAGTTTGTTGCAGACAACGCAACCGTGATCGGTAACGTTTTGCTTCACGATAAAAGCAGTGTCTGGTTCAACGTGGTGATCCGCGGAGACAACGAGCTTATTACGATTGGTCCAGAGACAAACGTTCAGGATGGCTCCGTCTTGCATACTGATCCGGGTATGCCGCTGACGCTAGGTAAAGGTGTCACGGTTGGCCATAAAGCGATGCTGCACGGCTGTGAGGTGGGGGACTTTTCACTGATCGGCATTAATGCCGTTGTTCTGAATGGTGCAAAGATTGGCAAGTATTGCCTGATCGGTGCGAACACCCTTATCCCCGAGGGAATGGTCATTCCTGATGGTTCTCTAGTAGTGGGCGCTCCGGGTAAAGTTAAGCGGGAACTGACCGAGCAGCAACAGAAAATGCTCGAGCTGAGCGCCGCGCATTACGTACATAACGCAAGCCGCTATGTGAAGGGCTTGAAGCCCGTAAAAGATTGA
- a CDS encoding NUDIX hydrolase, producing MRDLLVQRLTGYAPRKLDLNYPEAGILVPVTDDPGNPEMIFTLRSTNMSTHRGQVAYPGGKRDPGDVSLAATALRETHEEVGLPPDQVEIISPLSQVMSLHGILVSPYVGVVPEGHPLEPNPGEIDSVFRVPLSFFLEDRRERTDAIPFQNQTIHVPCYRWERYQIWGLSAVVLVDFLNAVYDADIDLFKPRT from the coding sequence TTGCGTGATTTACTTGTTCAGCGTTTAACAGGCTATGCGCCCCGGAAGCTTGATCTGAACTATCCGGAAGCGGGCATTCTCGTGCCGGTTACTGACGATCCAGGCAATCCTGAAATGATATTTACGCTGCGCTCGACGAATATGAGCACTCATCGTGGCCAGGTTGCTTACCCCGGCGGAAAGCGTGACCCGGGAGACGTGTCGCTAGCTGCCACGGCCTTACGGGAAACTCATGAGGAAGTTGGCCTGCCTCCCGATCAGGTGGAAATTATTTCGCCATTAAGCCAAGTAATGTCGCTTCACGGAATTCTTGTCTCTCCATACGTGGGTGTTGTGCCAGAGGGACATCCGCTGGAGCCCAACCCCGGTGAGATTGATAGTGTCTTCCGTGTGCCTCTTTCCTTCTTTCTTGAAGATCGGCGTGAGCGCACAGATGCGATTCCTTTTCAGAATCAAACCATTCATGTGCCTTGCTACCGTTGGGAGCGTTATCAGATCTGGGGTCTGTCGGCTGTGGTTCTGGTTGATTTTTTGAATGCTGTGTACGATGCCGATATAGACCTGTTTAAACCCCGAACATAA
- a CDS encoding NUDIX hydrolase has product MKYCSTCGHPVKQRIPEGDNRHRYVCVSCGTIHYQNPRIIAGTVPVWEGQILLCRRAIEPRYGYWTLPAGYMENSETTVEAAERETLEEALAEVTIEGLYSIIDVPHINQVHMFYRATLKNGHFGAGEESLESRLFALENIPWDDISFPTVRTTLELFLEDIKNDSFGVHVRDIRHPMAAIRSKDNL; this is encoded by the coding sequence ATGAAGTACTGCAGCACATGCGGCCATCCGGTTAAACAACGCATCCCCGAGGGCGACAATCGTCACCGTTATGTGTGCGTTAGCTGCGGCACAATACACTACCAAAACCCACGCATCATTGCGGGCACCGTGCCGGTATGGGAGGGGCAGATCCTGCTTTGTCGCAGGGCAATTGAGCCTCGGTACGGATACTGGACTCTTCCCGCGGGGTATATGGAGAACTCGGAAACCACAGTGGAAGCCGCTGAGCGTGAAACCTTGGAGGAGGCCCTGGCCGAAGTGACTATTGAAGGGCTCTATTCCATTATTGATGTTCCGCATATAAACCAGGTGCACATGTTCTACCGGGCGACCCTTAAAAACGGGCATTTTGGTGCTGGCGAAGAGTCCCTTGAAAGCCGCCTGTTTGCTCTGGAAAACATTCCTTGGGACGACATCTCTTTCCCTACGGTGCGCACGACCCTGGAATTATTTCTGGAAGATATTAAAAACGACTCCTTCGGTGTTCACGTTCGCGACATCCGCCACCCTATGGCCGCCATCCGGAGCAAGGACAACCTATAA
- a CDS encoding YqfO family protein yields MYKICYFVPETHLEKTKQALFDMGAGCIGDYDSCAWQCRGQGQFRPLEGSNPFLGESDALDVVDEFKVELVCRDDLIKQAVDALKQAHPYEEPAYEIYRMEML; encoded by the coding sequence ATGTACAAAATATGCTATTTCGTCCCTGAAACGCATCTGGAGAAAACCAAGCAGGCGCTTTTTGATATGGGCGCCGGGTGTATCGGGGATTACGATTCTTGCGCGTGGCAGTGTCGCGGGCAGGGGCAGTTTCGTCCGCTTGAGGGCAGCAACCCTTTTTTGGGGGAGAGTGACGCACTGGACGTTGTGGATGAGTTCAAGGTTGAGCTCGTTTGTAGGGATGATCTCATCAAGCAGGCGGTTGATGCGCTCAAGCAGGCCCATCCTTATGAAGAGCCTGCCTATGAGATCTATCGGATGGAGATGTTATAG
- the purL gene encoding phosphoribosylformylglycinamidine synthase — protein sequence MLELRGAPALSSFRSHKLYAKIQAIVPEIEHVYAEFMHFVDMEGALSDSEQAILDRLLTYGPSTLPEEPNGVLFLVVPRPGTLSPWSSKATDIARNCGLRQIQRIERGTAFYIKSSKKLGLDQREKVAALLHDRMTQKVFHEMGGAQLLFSHEEPRLLERVSVLAGGRKALVDANRRLGLALADDEIDYLVKSFVGLERDPTDVELMMFAQANSEHCRHKIFNASWDIDGEGQEKSLFAMIRNTYEMNSEGVLSAYKDNASVIRGSRGGRFFPDPVTGVYGYNQEDIHILMKVETHNHPTAIAPAEGAATGSGGEIRDEGATGRGSKPKAGLSGFTVSNLNLPDDPQPWEINYGKPDRIASALDIMIEGPIGGAAFNNEFGRPNIAGYFRTFEEQVAGPAGDEVRGYHKPIMIAGGLGNIRAEHVEKGNIPVGAKLIVLGGPSMLIGLGGSAASSMDSGSSNENLDFASVQRDNPEMERRCQEVIDSCWQMGEKNPMCFIHDVGAGGLSNAMPELVKDGGRGGKFELREIPSDEPGMSPLEIWCNESQERYVMAVAPENLEVFDALCRRERCPYAVIGEATEAHHLELSDSYFNDKPIDLPMDVLFGKPPRMHRSVKRTSFTKPVFDSTQIDLNDAIRRVLRLPSVGSKSFLITIGDRTITGLVARDQMVGPWQVPVSDVAVTASSFDVLAGEAMAMGERTPVATIDAPASGRMAVGEAITNLAAAAISKLSDIRLSANWMCAAGHPGEDENLYETVRAVGMELCPELGITIPVGKDSMSMKTTWEEDSGEQKSVTAPLSLVISGFAPVTDVSRTLTPQLITDAGETDLILLDLAAGQNRLGGSALAQVYRSVGAVAPDLDDPEDIKAFFAVIQGLNADDKLLAYHDRSDGGLFVTLAEMCFAGHTGVDIKLDGLADDSSQFARELFNEELGAVIQVRREDTDFVLQQFSAAGLSEHINVIGTLNDQDRLRLTFEGDSVVDDSRTELQRLWSETSYRIQSLRDNADCALEEFDNLLDADDPGLHVKLSYDVNEDIAAPYINLGARPKVAVLREQGVNGQVEMAAAFDRAGFESVDVHMSDLLSGRVNLETFNSLVACGGFSYGDVLGAGEGWAKSILFNNRVRDQFSAFFNRQDTLALGVCNGCQMFSNLHELIPGSEGWPRFVRNQSEQFEARLAMVEVMPSPSAFLEGMAGSRMPIAVAHGEGRVEFSGGASAASLAESERVALRFVDNRGQATVRYPYNPNGSQEGIAGATTRDGRITIMMPHPERVFRAVQHSWRPKDWQEDGSWIRMFRNARRWFD from the coding sequence ATGCTCGAACTTCGCGGCGCACCCGCGCTTTCGTCATTCCGCTCTCATAAACTGTACGCCAAGATTCAGGCCATTGTGCCCGAAATTGAGCATGTTTATGCTGAATTCATGCACTTTGTGGATATGGAGGGCGCGCTTTCTGATTCCGAGCAGGCCATCCTTGATCGACTTTTAACATACGGCCCCAGCACTCTGCCGGAAGAGCCGAACGGCGTGCTGTTCCTCGTTGTGCCGCGCCCGGGAACTCTTTCCCCCTGGTCCAGCAAGGCAACCGATATTGCCCGTAATTGCGGTTTGCGCCAGATTCAGCGCATCGAGCGCGGTACGGCTTTTTATATCAAATCGAGTAAGAAGCTTGGTCTGGATCAGCGCGAGAAGGTTGCCGCGCTGCTGCACGACCGCATGACTCAGAAAGTCTTCCACGAAATGGGCGGCGCCCAGTTGTTATTCAGTCATGAAGAGCCGCGTCTTTTGGAGCGCGTCTCCGTTCTTGCTGGCGGTCGAAAGGCGCTGGTGGATGCAAACAGGCGTCTTGGTCTTGCGCTGGCAGATGACGAGATCGATTACCTGGTGAAATCGTTTGTTGGCCTAGAACGGGATCCGACCGACGTTGAGCTGATGATGTTTGCCCAGGCAAACTCCGAGCACTGTCGCCACAAAATATTTAACGCCTCTTGGGACATAGATGGTGAAGGGCAAGAAAAGTCTCTGTTTGCCATGATCCGGAACACCTACGAGATGAACAGCGAGGGCGTACTGTCTGCGTACAAGGATAACGCATCGGTTATCCGTGGCAGTCGTGGTGGTCGTTTTTTCCCGGATCCTGTAACGGGCGTTTACGGTTACAATCAAGAAGACATCCACATTCTTATGAAGGTGGAGACTCACAACCATCCCACTGCGATTGCACCAGCTGAAGGCGCGGCAACGGGGTCTGGCGGTGAAATCCGTGACGAAGGCGCAACTGGTCGCGGCTCCAAGCCGAAGGCAGGGTTGTCTGGGTTTACAGTCTCCAACCTCAATTTGCCGGATGATCCCCAGCCTTGGGAAATCAACTACGGCAAGCCAGACCGAATCGCATCCGCTCTAGACATAATGATTGAAGGGCCTATTGGCGGCGCGGCATTCAATAATGAATTTGGGCGCCCCAACATAGCCGGCTACTTCCGAACATTTGAAGAGCAGGTTGCCGGCCCGGCTGGTGACGAGGTGCGCGGCTATCACAAGCCCATCATGATTGCCGGCGGCCTTGGTAATATCCGCGCAGAACACGTTGAAAAAGGCAACATACCGGTAGGCGCCAAGCTCATTGTGCTGGGTGGGCCTTCCATGCTTATCGGCCTTGGAGGCAGCGCCGCCTCATCCATGGACTCTGGCTCCAGCAACGAGAATCTCGATTTTGCCTCTGTGCAGCGGGATAACCCTGAGATGGAGCGCCGGTGCCAGGAAGTGATTGACAGCTGCTGGCAGATGGGCGAGAAAAATCCCATGTGCTTCATCCACGACGTGGGTGCTGGCGGTCTTTCTAACGCGATGCCGGAACTTGTGAAGGACGGTGGTCGTGGCGGGAAGTTTGAGTTGCGGGAAATTCCCAGCGATGAGCCTGGCATGTCGCCACTAGAGATTTGGTGCAATGAGTCCCAAGAACGTTACGTTATGGCAGTTGCTCCCGAAAACCTGGAGGTTTTTGATGCGCTGTGCCGTCGGGAGCGTTGCCCGTACGCAGTGATTGGTGAAGCAACAGAAGCCCATCATCTTGAACTGAGCGACTCCTATTTCAACGACAAGCCTATTGACTTGCCGATGGATGTGCTCTTTGGCAAGCCACCGCGCATGCACCGCAGCGTTAAAAGAACCTCTTTTACCAAGCCGGTATTTGATTCCACTCAGATTGATCTGAATGACGCAATCCGCAGAGTGTTGCGGCTTCCTTCGGTTGGCTCCAAGAGCTTCCTCATAACCATTGGTGACCGCACGATTACCGGGCTTGTTGCTCGTGACCAGATGGTTGGTCCATGGCAGGTGCCGGTTAGTGATGTTGCGGTTACTGCAAGTTCCTTTGATGTGCTGGCTGGTGAAGCCATGGCCATGGGCGAACGCACGCCGGTGGCAACCATTGATGCACCTGCCTCTGGCCGGATGGCTGTGGGCGAGGCCATTACCAATCTGGCGGCTGCTGCCATTAGTAAGCTTTCTGATATTCGCCTGTCGGCTAATTGGATGTGTGCTGCAGGCCACCCCGGTGAGGATGAAAACCTATACGAAACAGTGCGTGCCGTTGGTATGGAATTGTGCCCGGAGCTCGGGATTACCATTCCTGTGGGTAAAGATTCCATGTCTATGAAAACCACGTGGGAAGAAGATAGCGGCGAACAGAAGAGCGTGACTGCGCCACTGTCGCTGGTTATCAGTGGTTTTGCCCCGGTTACCGATGTTTCGCGCACTTTAACACCACAGCTGATCACGGATGCGGGCGAAACCGATCTAATCCTTCTCGACTTGGCCGCAGGGCAGAATCGCCTGGGCGGATCGGCTCTGGCTCAGGTGTATCGCAGCGTGGGTGCGGTGGCACCGGATTTGGACGATCCAGAGGACATCAAGGCGTTCTTTGCCGTTATTCAAGGCCTGAACGCCGACGACAAGCTTCTCGCGTACCACGACCGTTCCGATGGTGGCCTGTTCGTAACGCTCGCAGAAATGTGCTTTGCCGGTCACACCGGTGTAGATATCAAGCTGGATGGTTTAGCAGACGATTCTAGCCAGTTTGCCCGGGAATTGTTCAACGAAGAGCTGGGTGCAGTTATTCAGGTACGCCGGGAAGACACCGATTTTGTTCTGCAGCAGTTCTCGGCTGCAGGCTTGAGCGAACACATCAACGTGATTGGCACATTGAATGATCAGGATCGCCTGCGCTTGACGTTTGAGGGCGATTCGGTCGTAGATGACTCGCGAACAGAGCTTCAGCGCTTGTGGTCTGAGACTAGCTATCGCATCCAGTCTCTTCGGGACAACGCTGATTGTGCCCTTGAAGAATTTGACAACCTGCTGGATGCGGACGATCCGGGGCTTCATGTGAAGCTTTCTTACGACGTGAACGAAGACATTGCTGCGCCCTACATCAACCTGGGTGCACGCCCGAAGGTTGCAGTTCTGCGTGAGCAAGGCGTTAACGGCCAGGTAGAAATGGCTGCTGCATTCGACCGGGCCGGTTTTGAATCAGTCGATGTGCATATGAGCGACCTGCTTTCTGGGCGGGTGAACCTCGAGACGTTCAACAGCCTAGTAGCCTGTGGTGGGTTCTCATACGGAGATGTGCTGGGCGCTGGTGAGGGATGGGCGAAGTCCATACTGTTCAACAACCGTGTTCGTGACCAGTTTTCGGCCTTCTTCAACCGTCAGGACACGCTTGCATTGGGTGTGTGCAATGGTTGTCAGATGTTCTCCAACTTGCACGAGCTAATTCCGGGCAGCGAGGGGTGGCCACGTTTTGTTCGTAACCAGTCCGAGCAGTTTGAGGCCCGGTTGGCGATGGTTGAAGTGATGCCGTCACCGTCTGCTTTCCTGGAAGGCATGGCCGGTTCGCGTATGCCCATAGCCGTTGCTCACGGTGAGGGTAGGGTAGAGTTCTCAGGGGGCGCGTCTGCAGCGAGCCTGGCAGAGAGTGAGCGAGTAGCGCTGCGCTTCGTGGATAACAGAGGTCAGGCAACGGTGCGTTACCCCTACAACCCAAATGGCTCACAAGAGGGTATTGCAGGTGCTACCACCCGGGATGGCCGTATCACAATCATGATGCCGCACCCTGAACGGGTATTCCGTGCTGTACAGCACTCGTGGCGCCCGAAGGATTGGCAGGAAGATGGCTCTTGGATTCGTATGTTCAGGAATGCGAGGCGCTGGTTCGACTAA
- the mltF gene encoding membrane-bound lytic murein transglycosylase MltF — translation MACTSLLACTLTLTLLTLAGCSQPSTLQEVRNEGVLHVITRVAPSIYYEGRDGPTGYDYELVKLFAEELDVELRLRVAEDNTEVLSVLSRDFAHIGLAGLSRQPLFENQYTALPTGIEAQSIVVYNRDVDRPKTLTDLVGQTLHLVPDSNHEYQLEALTGADPEIFWQVHPGLDAAGILARVETGELSYAVVSSNELDLNHVFFPQVKQGFVLGDAKELAWLFPANQDDSLVSAAKAFLEKAHSDGTIAQLSERFYGHLDHLNYVGARTFMHHVENRLPSYKSLFRDYASLFDMDWRLLAAIGYQESHWRPNATSPTGVRGLMMLTRNTANYIGINNRLDAEESIQGGAKYFRMVHEKIPERIAEPDRTWFALASYNVGYGHLEDARRLTEGAGKNPDRWLDVKEFLPLLAQKEWYKKTRYGYARGHEPVLYVQNIRRYYDVLARMMKPTEAIAAADSSFVGLEQAPKGEQAEEGADMRAGLSPELGMIPPTL, via the coding sequence ATGGCTTGCACATCACTCCTCGCCTGCACGCTGACCTTAACCCTACTGACCCTCGCCGGATGCAGTCAGCCAAGCACGCTGCAGGAAGTCCGTAATGAGGGCGTGCTACACGTAATTACCCGTGTTGCACCCTCCATTTATTACGAAGGCCGCGATGGCCCTACCGGCTATGACTACGAGCTGGTCAAACTCTTCGCAGAGGAACTTGACGTTGAACTCCGGCTACGGGTTGCCGAAGACAACACAGAAGTTCTGTCCGTGCTTTCCAGAGATTTTGCGCACATCGGGTTGGCCGGTCTTTCTAGGCAACCGCTGTTCGAAAACCAATACACAGCGCTTCCTACCGGCATCGAAGCCCAGTCGATCGTCGTTTACAATCGCGATGTGGATCGCCCTAAGACCCTTACGGATCTCGTTGGGCAAACCCTACACTTGGTGCCCGATAGCAATCATGAGTACCAGCTTGAGGCTCTCACCGGCGCAGATCCTGAAATCTTCTGGCAAGTTCATCCTGGCTTGGATGCTGCCGGCATTCTTGCTCGAGTGGAAACTGGTGAGCTTTCTTATGCGGTCGTCTCTTCCAACGAGCTAGATCTCAACCACGTGTTTTTCCCTCAGGTAAAGCAAGGGTTTGTTCTGGGCGACGCGAAAGAACTGGCATGGCTATTCCCCGCAAATCAGGACGACTCTCTGGTCAGCGCAGCTAAAGCATTCCTTGAGAAAGCGCACTCAGACGGCACCATCGCACAGCTTTCCGAACGTTTTTACGGCCACTTGGATCACCTGAACTATGTAGGCGCACGCACCTTCATGCATCACGTGGAAAACCGATTGCCCAGCTACAAAAGCTTATTCAGGGATTACGCCTCCTTATTTGATATGGACTGGCGCCTACTCGCAGCCATTGGTTATCAGGAGTCACACTGGCGCCCCAATGCAACTTCCCCAACGGGGGTTCGTGGGCTAATGATGCTGACGCGCAACACTGCAAACTACATAGGCATCAATAACCGGCTGGATGCAGAAGAGAGCATTCAGGGCGGGGCCAAGTATTTTCGCATGGTTCACGAGAAAATTCCTGAGCGCATCGCCGAGCCAGATCGCACCTGGTTTGCTCTGGCGTCCTATAACGTGGGCTACGGACACCTGGAAGACGCCCGTAGGCTAACGGAAGGCGCCGGTAAAAACCCAGACCGATGGCTGGATGTGAAAGAGTTCCTACCGCTACTGGCGCAGAAAGAATGGTACAAAAAGACCCGCTATGGTTACGCCCGTGGCCATGAGCCCGTCCTCTACGTGCAGAATATTCGCCGTTACTATGATGTGCTCGCGCGGATGATGAAGCCGACAGAGGCAATAGCCGCTGCAGACTCTTCGTTCGTCGGCCTAGAGCAGGCCCCTAAAGGCGAACAAGCCGAAGAAGGGGCTGACATGCGAGCCGGACTATCCCCGGAGCTAGGAATGATACCGCCAACACTCTGA
- a CDS encoding regulatory protein RecX — MAKQENSDDQEYKARSVALRLLARREHSRQELTLKLRQRKLDSSVISLVLDDYENKGWLDDDRFSDVYSRHRIDLGYGPLRVLADLQQRGIHRTPSCLDELSDADWIRNACLLREKRFGLRDLSSDWDEKVRQARFFTRRGFTASQVERALETSEPIDPVI; from the coding sequence ATGGCAAAACAAGAAAATAGCGATGATCAGGAGTACAAGGCACGCTCGGTTGCTTTGAGATTGCTCGCACGTCGTGAGCATAGCCGCCAAGAACTGACGCTGAAGTTGCGACAGCGCAAGCTTGATAGCTCAGTCATATCGCTGGTTTTGGATGATTACGAGAACAAGGGCTGGTTGGATGATGATCGTTTTTCAGATGTGTACTCTCGCCACCGTATTGATCTGGGTTATGGCCCTCTGAGAGTGCTGGCGGATCTGCAGCAGCGCGGTATACACCGCACTCCGAGCTGCCTTGATGAGCTTTCTGACGCAGACTGGATCCGTAATGCGTGTTTGCTCAGGGAAAAACGTTTCGGCTTGCGTGACCTAAGTAGCGACTGGGACGAAAAAGTGCGTCAGGCTCGTTTTTTTACCCGTCGGGGATTCACGGCAAGCCAGGTGGAACGGGCGCTTGAGACCAGTGAACCGATCGATCCTGTTATCTAA